One Salvelinus namaycush isolate Seneca chromosome 4, SaNama_1.0, whole genome shotgun sequence genomic window carries:
- the LOC120046807 gene encoding zinc finger and BTB domain-containing protein 18-like — MEFPDHSRHLLQCLSEQRHQGFLCDSTVLVGDAQFRAHRAVLASCSMYFHLFYKDQLDKRDIVHLNSDIVTAPAFALLLEFMYEGKLQFKALPVEDVLAAASFLHMYHIVKVCKKKLKHKATVEADSTKKEEDASSCSDKVESFSEGSTGQPATADLLPSDDEDLESKQDSSSLWMRLPSDRAGTQATATSPGEDDAHGSPPKLQSPTGSPSSSIGSLSRRSVGSRGSRRVSSDADCVLDLSVKSSLTGPSEALSNNPYFCGVVMPDSLQGTLVQVKQEKNTGSDHEDLVSGDYEMDHSGPKATTPRTNGGLNHHLVSSHAHRRLEAHLSALRDATLASEMERDDKVSNNDMLGGESERAQVETASIDSTLLPYVSNMLNAPHTQIFMCPLCNKVFPSPHILQIHLSTHFREQEGVRAKPASDINVPTCSICGKTFSCMYTLKRHERTHSGEKPYTCTTCGKSFQYSHNLSRHAVVHTREKPHACKWCERRFTQSGDLYRHIRKFHCELVNSLSVKSEGLNLPTLHRDWAIEDSSQELWK; from the coding sequence ATGGAGTTCCCAGACCACAGCAGACATTTGCTACAGTGTCTGAGTGAGCAGAGGCATCAGGGTTTCCTTTGTGATTCCACTGTGCTGGTCGGCGATGCCCAGTTCCGAGCCCATCGAGCAGTGCTGGCTTCATGCAGTATGTACTTCCATCTCTTTTACAAGGACCAGCTGGACAAAAGGGACATTGTTCATCTGAACAGCGACATTGTTACAGCCCCAGCGTTCGCTCTCCTGCTGGAGTTCATGTACGAGGGGAAGCTCCAGTTCAAAGCCCTGCCCGTTGAGGATGTGCTGGCTGCTGCCAGCTTCCTCCACATGTACCACATTGTCAAGGTCTGCAAGAAGAAGCTGAAGCACAAAGCCACTGTGGAGGCAGACAGCACCAAGAAGGAGGAGGACGCTTCCAGCTGTTCTGACAAAGTAGAGAGCTTCTCCGAGGGCAGCACGGGCCAACCAGCCACAGCTGACCTATTGCCCAGTGATGATGAGGACCTGGAGTCCAAGCAGGACTCCAGCAGCCTGTGGATGAGGCTACCCTCCGACCGGGCAGGCACCCAGGCCACTGCCACCAGCCCAGGGGAGGATGACGCCCATGGCAGTCCCCCCAAGCTGCAATCCCCAACTGGCAGCCCCAGCAGCTCTATAGGCTCCCTGTCCAGGAGGTCTGTGGGCTCCCGTGGCTCCCGCAGAGTGTCGTCGGATGCAGACTGTGTCCTGGACTTGTCTGTGAAGTCCAGCCTGACTGGGCCCAGTGAGGCCTTATCCAATAACCCTTACTTCTGTGGTGTGGTGATGCCAGATAGCCTGCAGGGAACCCTGGTCCAGGTGAAGCAGGAGAAGAACACGGGCTCAGACCATGAGGACCTGGTGAGTGGCGACTACGAGATGGACCACAGCGGGCCCAAAGCCACCACTCCCAGAACCAACGGAGGTCTGAACCACCACTTGGTCAGCAGCCATGCTCACAGACGCCTGGAGGCCCACCTGTCAGCCCTGCGTGATGCCACCCTGGCCAGTGAGATGGAGCGTGACGACAAGGTCAGCAATAATGACATGCTGGgcggagagagtgagagggccCAGGTTGAGACGGCCAGTATCGACAGCACCCTGCTGCCCTACGTGTCCAACATGCTGAACGCCCCTCACACTCAGATCTTCATGTGCCCCCTGTGCAACAAGGTGTTTCCCAGTCCGCACATCCTCCAGATCCACCTCAGCACACACTTTCGCGAGCAGGAAGGCGTGCGCGCCAAGCCCGCCAGCGACATCAACGTGCCCACCTGCTCCATCTGCGGCAAGACGTTCTCCTGCATGTACACCCTGAAGCGCCACGAGCGGACTCActctggagagaagccatacacATGCACCACGTGCGGTAAGAGCTTCCAGTACTCTCACAACCTGAGCCGGCACGCCGTGGTGCACACCCGAGAGAAGCCACATGCCTGCAAGTGGTGCGAGCGGCGCTTCACCCAGTCCGGGGACCTGTACCGCCACATCCGCAAGTTCCACTGCGAACTGGTCAACTCGCTCTCTGTTAAGAGTGAAGGCCTCAACCTGCCCACCCTCCACAGGGACTGGGCCATAGAGGATAGTTCTCAAGAACTGTGGAAGTGA